TTGTCTTCGAGGGGGCGCAGTTCGGCGGTGGGCTGCAGGGCATTCACGTGGCGCAGGGCCTTGTAGCCCAGTTCGGTTTCGGCCCAGCGCAGCCATTTTTTCACAAAGTCCTTATCCACGCCTGCGATGGGCGAAATGCTGCCGGCCGTGTCGCCGTCCATGGTGCAGTAGCCCACGCTGGCCTCGGAGCGGTTGGAAGTGGTGATGAGCAGGCAGTTTTGTACGTTGGCCAAGAGCCAGATGGCCGGGGCCCGTACCCGGGCCTGAATGTTTTGCAGGGCCAGGTCGTCGGTTTTCCAGGTCAGCTCCCGGCCCAGCGCACCCTCAATCTTGCCCACGTAGCCGGTCACTTCCTCGTCAATGGTCCAGTTGTGAAAGCGGGCCCCCAAGCTGTCGGCCAGCTCTTTAGCAGAGTTGAAGGTATCGTCCGAAGAGTTGACGGTGCCCTGATAGGCGCAGGTGAGCAACTGTTGCACCAACTGCTGGTTGGCACTCAGGCCACTTGCGGGCGCGGACTGTTCCACCACTTGCGCGGCTTTGCCACCGGCGCCCTCCTGCTTCACGGTTTCGGCCGCGGCCGGGAAGCAGCCGCTGCGGCGCTTAAACTCGTCCAAGCCCAGTTCTTCCACGCCCAGCCGCACCATCTCAGCCACGCCCACGGCACAGAAGCAGGAGTCGGCCCCGCCGCTCAGGCTCAGCACGAAGCCGCGGCTGCGCGCCTTGCGCAGGTAGTCGAAAAGGGCCAGACTCATGGCTTGGTTGAGCTCTTTGTACTCGTCGGGCGTGGGCAGCGGCGCTATTTCTTCGGCCGGTGCCTGCTCGGCCGCAAAGTCAACGTCCACCCATTCCAAATCGACTTCCTTGAAGCTCAGCAGCTGGTTGCGCTTCAGCAAATGGCCGTTGCGGGCCACCAGAATTTCGCCGTCGAAAATGATGCGGCCGGCCTCGTTGCCCAGCAAATTGGCGTACAGGTAAGTGCAGTTGAACGTGCGCGAGGCCTTCATCACCAGCTGGTAGCGCACGTCGGTTTTGCTCATCGCAAAGTGGCTGGCCGAGGGATTCACAATCAAATCCACCTTGCCCATGAGGCGGCAGGCGGGGCGCACGTTATCGGGCCGCCAGGCGTCTTCGCATATCTCGAAGCCGAAGCGCACGCCTTCGTGCTCGAAGGTGAGGTCGCCCAGCGGCCAGGTTTCGCCCTCGCAGGTCACGGTGGTTTGCTCGCCCGCCAGCCAGGGCACAAAGAAGCGAGTTTCGTAGTGCACCCCGTCGTTGGCCAGAAACTGCTTGGCCGCGAAGCCGAGAATCTGGCCGTCGCGCAGCACCGCCGCCGTGTTGTAAGTGCGGTGGTTGAGGCGCACCGGCAGGCCCACCACCACGCAGATGCCCTGCGTCCACTCCCGCACCTGCTGCAGGTGCGCCAAGGCCGATTCGGGCATCCAGTCGCTCAGAAACAGGTCTTCGCAGGCGTAGCCCGTCAGGCAGAGCTCGGGCAGGCACAGCAGCTGCACGCCGCTCTCCCTGGCCAGCTCAATGGCCGTTTTGATGTTGCGAAGGTTGTTTTCCCAATCGATGGGAATCTGGTTGAGGGCGGCGCCGGCAATACGCATAAGAAGGCGGGAAAGGAAGGAGATGGTGTGGCTAAATAACTCGAAATATCTCCCGCAAGTTGTCCTTCGGGGTGGCTAGCGGCTTAGCTCGGCCAGCAGCCAGTCGCGGGTGGCGGGGCCGCTGGTTTGGGCCACTACCTCCAAGAGGGCATCGGTGGTGCTCACGTGGCGGGCGGCCACGATTGCCAGCAGGTGCACAAATTGCGCGGTGCCCAGGCGCTCGTGCAGCGCGGCCAGCACCACGGTGCCTTTGTTGTATACCACCCGCCGGTACATCGGCCGGGGGTATCGTTGGTAGTCAAATCCACGAATTGGCGGCGCGTCGCCTACAGTGGCGGCGCGTTTGGCCAATTCGGCCCGGTAGCCGGCCTCGTCCCCGTTTTCGCGCAGGTACAGCAGGCTCGAATAGGTAGCAAATGCTTCGTTCAGCCAGTCGTTGTAGTCGTGTACGCCGCCGTAGCCCCACCATTTGTGGCTGATTTCGTGGGCCAGAATCAGTAGCGCTTCCCGGTCGGCGGCCACGTCGAAGTCGGTGTAGGTTATCACCGTCGCGTTGTCCAGCACACCGAACGCGTCGGAATTGGTGCCGGGCAGAAAAATGGTGAAATGCGAAATTGGGTCCTGCCGGCCAATGGTGCGGTTGTAGAACGCCACGATGCCTTCGGCCTTGCGCAGCAGCACGGTATCGACCCGGGACAGTGTCGGGCCGGTTTTCGCCAACCGAATTAGCGGGGCGCTGCCCGAAGTCAACTGCTGAAATTGCCGGCCCACCATGGCCGTGATTTCGATGGCACTGGCCCGCCCCCGAAAAAACCACTTGCCGCCGCCCTGCCGTTGCACCTGTGTGGTGCTGAGCACGTGGTACGGGCCCGGTGCGGCCACTTCCAATTCGTACTCCACCGCTTCGTACTCGCGGTAGGGCCGAAACGGCAGCCAGTTGGTGTGGCCGCTAAACACCATGCCCTGCTCCGTGAAGTACGGCTTGCCCAACGTGCCCGCATAGGTCACGCTCACCTCCCGTTTCCGGCGGCGCGCAGGCGTAGCGTAGCGCCACACCACGCGTTGCAGGGTGTCGGCGAAATACGGGTAGAAAACCCGGCTCAGGCGCTGCGCTGCCGCGCCGGGGCTGGCCATGTGGTCGATGCGGAAGTCCCGGCTCACGTTCAGCGCGATAACAGAAGCGGTATCAGCAGCAGGCAGCGTGAGGGTGTAGCGGCAGGTAAACGAATGCGTGGCGGGCTCTACCCGAAGCGTTACCCGCACGATAGGTGCGGCACGGCCGATGAGAGGCATCGCCAACAGCAGGCTCGCCAGAACTACCAGGTATTTCATGCAATAAAATGCTCTGCACCGGCAAAACGCCCCGATGGTAGAAACCGGCAGGGAGTTGATAGCATTAACCAACGCCCAACTCCGTCAGCGCACGTTCGGCGGCCAGCTGCTCCGCCTGTTTCTTGCTCAGGCCCATGCCGGTGGCAATGACTTCCTCGTCCAGCAGCACGCTGGCCGTGAATTCCATTGCGCCGCCGGGCCGGGCCTCGCCGCTGATGTCGTAGCGCAGGGTTTTGCCTTGGCGCTGAGCCCACTCCACCAGCTTGCTCTTGAAATTGGCCGTGGTGGTGGTGAGGGTGTGCACGTCCACGAAGCCCTTCACCAGGCGCGTGAGCACAAACTTCCGGGCGGCCTTGTAGCCCAAATCCAGGTACACGGCGCCCACCAGCGCCTCCAGCGCGTTGCCGTTCACCGAGCGTGAGCGGGCGGCGCGGCCCTGCGCGGCATCCAGCTGCACCAGCTTGTCGAGGCCTAACTTCAGGGCGATGCCGTTCAGGCTTTCGCGGTTCACGATGCGGGAGCGCACTTCCGTCAGGAAGCCTTCCTGCTCGTACGGATATTTTTTAAAGAGATATTCCGCCACCACCGTGCCCAACACGGCGTCGCCGAGGAACTCCAGGCGCTCGTTGGTCTGGTGGCGGCCGATGCTGGGCTGCTGTCGCACCGCCGAGGAGTGCGTGAACGCCAGTCGGTACAGCTTGGCGTTCTTGGGCGTCTGCCCCGTGACGGTCGCCACGGCCTGCCGAAACGCCTTGTCGGAAGCAAAAAAACGGGAAACGAAGCCGAGCAAAGGAGATAAGGCTTGATTAACGGTAGAAAACTGGGGCAAAGGTAGAACGCCGGGCCGGAGAACGTCAGTGTTCGGAATCAGGGAAGAAAAGAAGCAAAAAAGAACGTCATGCTGAGCGCAGCCGAAGCATCTCGCGTGGGGTAGCAATCCAATCGTTGGGATTACTGCCGCACGCGAGATGCTTCGGCTGCGCTCAGCATGACGTTCTATAATAAGTCCGCCTTCCGCCTACAGCTTGCGGAAAATCACCGACGTGTTGTGGCCACCAAACCCGAAGGTGTTGCTCATGGCCACCCGCACGTCGCGCTCCTGCGCCACGTTTGGCGTGAAGTTCAACGCTTGGTTGATTTCTGGGTCGGGCGTGTGCAGGTTGATGGTGGGGGGCACCAGGCCGTGTTGCATAGCTAGCAAGCAGGCCACGGCCTCTACACCACCGGCACCGCCCAGCAGGTGGCCGGTCATGCTCTTGGTCGAGGAGATGTTCAGCTTTTCGGCGTGCTCGCCAAACACCTGCTCAATGGCTTTGATTTCGGCGCCGTCGCCCAGCGGCGTGCTGGTGCCGTGGGTGTTGATGTAGTCCACATCGGCGGCCGTGATGCCGGCGTCGCGCAGGGCGTTCTGCATTACCAGCACCACGCCGCTGCCCGTGGGGTCGGGCGCGGTGATGTGGTAGGCGTCCGACGACATGCCGCCGCCAATCAGCTCGGCGTACATTTTGGCGCCGCGGGCCTTGGCGTGCTCGTACTCTTCGAGCACCAGCGCGCCGGCGCCCTCGCCCAGCACGAAACCGTCGCGGTCCTTGTCGTAGGGCCGCGAGGCCGAAGCCGGGTCGTCGTTGCGCTCACTCATGGCCTTGAGGGCGTTGAAGCCGCCCACGCCCGATTCGGTGATGGCCGCTTCGGAACCGCCCGTAATCATCACGTCGGCCAGGCCGAGGCGGATGTTGTTGAAGGCCGCGATGATGGAATCGTTCGACGAGGCGCAGGCCGACGTGGTCACGAAATTCGGCCCGCGGAAACCGTTCTTAATGCTGATGTTGCCCGACGCGGAGTCGGCAATCATGCGCGGAATGAAGAAGGGCGAATAGCGCGGTGTGCCGTCGCCCCGCTCAAACTGGAAACATTCTTCCTGCAAGGACTTCAGGCCGCCGATGCCGGAGCCCCAAATCACGCCCACGCGGTCCTTGTTCACGCCGCTTTCCAGCAGGCCCGAGTCGGCGATGGCCTCGTCGGCGGCAATCACGCCAAACTGCGTGAACAAGTCCATTTTGCGGCCCTCCTTGCGGTCGAAGTAGGCGTCCGGATTATAATCCTTCACCTCGCAGGCAAAGCGGGTTTTGAACTTGCTGGGGTCGAAGCGGGTGATGGTGGCCGCGCCGCTGGTGCCCGCGCGCAGGCCTTCCCAGTAAGCGGGGGCGGTGTTGCCCAGGGGCGTGATGGCCCCGAGGCCGGTAACGACAACCCGTCGGATGGACGTCATAAGCAAGCGCCACTGGCGCGAATGATGAAGCGGGATAAAACAGCAAAACCGGCCGGCGGCTAGCCGGCCGGTATGCGCAGAACAGGGGTCACGCCGAACGAAACGAGGAACCGGGGTAAAGGCTACAACTCAAATTGCTCGCAATGCTGGACGGTGACGAAATACTACTTGGCGTGCTCTTCGAGGTAGCTAATGGCTTGGCCCACGGTGCCGATGTTCTCGGCCTGGTCGTCGGGGATGCTCACGTTGAACTCCTTTTCGAACTCCATGATGAGCTCAACGGTATCCAGCGAGTCAGCACCCAGGTCGTTGGTGAAGCTTGCTTCGGGGGTAACCTCCGAGGCTTCAACGCCCAGTTTATCAATAATAATGGCCTTTACTTTTTCTGCGATTTCAGACATTTCCGTGGGGGTTTAAGGAAAACTACGGCACAAAGTAACGAGAGATTTTCCAATGAACCCACGGCCGCGCTTTTCAAATAGGGGTACAACATTATGGCGGTGCGGCTGGCAACCGCCCCGCGCAGGCCGTAGCTTTGCCCTGCCCGCCCGCGGGTGCCCTTTTTGCGGCTGCTATGAAAACCTTCACCCTCGACGTTGACTACGAGTGCGACTTTGCCCTGTTTGGGCTGGTGAGCAGCACCCGCGACTACACCCTGGCCTGGACCCTGAACCGGGCCCTGCGCCTGCGCCTGGTGAAGCAGCCCGAACTGCTGCTCAATCTGCTCAGCCGCGGCCGGCTCGTGTTCACGCACTACCTGCACGCCACCGAGGCCCTCACCTTCCGGCTGCTGCGCAACCGCTCAGTGGCGCCCTCCACGCTCAAAAAGCCCTTTCTGGCGCCCGACATCAAGGAGTACGACTACCTGCTGGCCGTCACCAACGGCACCGGGGCCCTGGCCGACCATGAGCTGATGGAGCAGCTTGCCGCCCTCGATGCCGTGCAGTACGTGTGCCAGTTCGACCCCAATACGCTCAAGTACAAGGAGAACCTGATTCTGTGAGGTGGAGCTGGCGGGCAGTGGAATTATTGCCGCCAGCGTGGTTTGGAGACAGGGCCTTTTCGCAATGGTATTGACATCTTCATGACAATTGCCCCGTCGGCAATAGGCATTTCAATTTAATTAAACGACTTTTGCCCTGCTGGGCCCCTGTAAACCAGGGCCTGTCTCTTTCAGCGCCTGCTACTTCAGCCGATGTACTGTAGGCAACCCATCCCCTCCTTTTTCAGGTGGGGAGTTTTTTTGTACCGACATTTTTGCAATTCGCATGGATAACCCTCCTGTTTTCAACAAAACCAAAATCGTGGCCACTGTGGGCCCCGCTTCCAATACCTACGAGCGTCTGGGCGTGCTTATCCGCGAAGGCGTGGACGTGTTTCGCCTCAACTTTTCGCACGGCTCCTACGAAGACCACCTGAGCGTAATCAACACCGTGCGCCGCCTCAATAAGGACATGCGCACTTCGGTGGGGCTGCTGCAGGATTTGCAGGGCCCCAAGATTCGCCTGGGCGAAGTGGAAGGCGGCGGCGTCGAAATCAAGGCCGGCGATAAGCTGAAGCTGGTGTGCGGCGAGAAGGAAATCAGCACGGCCACGCGCCTGAGCACCATTTACATGGGCCTGGCCCGCGACGTGAAGGCCGGCGACATGATTCTGATTGACGACGGCAAGATTGAGCTGAAAGTGCTGGCCACCGACCGCGAAACCGAGGTGGACGTGGAAGTGGTGTATGGCGGCCTGGTGAAGCCCCGCAAAGGCATCAACCTGCCCGATTCGGAAGTGTCGGCGCCGAGCATGACCGAAAAAGACATCGAGGACCTGCAGTTTGGCCTGAAACACGACGTGGATTGGGTGGCCCTCAGCTTTGCCCGCAAAGCCGACGACATCCGCTTCATCAAGCAAATCATTGCCGAGGCCGGCAAAACCACCCGCGTGGTGGCCAAGATTGAGACGCCCGACGGCCTGCGCAACATCGACGAAATCATCGCCATCACCGACGCCGTGATGGTGGCCCGCGGCGACCTCGGCGTGGAGGTGAAGATGGAAGAGGTGCCAATGGCCCAGAAAATGATTATTGCCAAGTGCAACGCCGCCGGCAAGCCCGTCATCGTGGCCACGCAGATGATGGAGTCGATGATAACCGCCCCCCGCCCCACCCGCGCCGAAACCAGCGACGTGGCCAACGCCGTGCTCGACGGCGCCGACGCCGTGATGCTCTCGGCCGAAACCGCCGTGGGCGCCTACCCCGCCGAGGTGATTCGCTCGATGGTGGGCACCATTCTGAGCGTGGAAAGCCGCAGCCCGCAGCTGTTCCATAAGTGGTGGCCCATCGACCCCAACGGCCCCAACTTCATGGCCGACAGCGTGCTGTCCGCGTCCTGCCACCTGGCTAAGAATACAGGTTCGAAGGCCATTACCGGCATGACGCACCACGGCTACACGGCTTTCCAGCTGGCCAAGTACCGCCCCAAAGCCAACATTTTTATCTTCACCGATAACCGCAACCTGCTCACGGCGCTGAGCCTGGTGTGGGGCGTGCGCAGCTTCTACTACGACCGCCTCATCAGCACCGACAGCACCATTACGGACATCCGCTACGTCCTCACCACCACCGGCCACCTCGAAGCCGGCGATGTGTTCATCAACACCGGCTCCATGCCCATCCAGGACAAGGGCAAAGCCAACATGGTGAAAGTGAGCGTGGCGTAAGACACTTTGGTCTCTCACAAAAAAGCGCCCGCTGCATGTGCAGCGGGCGCTTTTTTGTGATGGGTATTTCTTATTCGTGGGTGAGCTTCCAGGTTACTGTAGCGTCCGGGCCGCTCAAGTGCAGCAGGTAGAGGCCGGCGGGCTGCCCGGCCAGGGGCACGGGCACCGTGGTTTGCCCGATGGGTACAGGCGTGCTCCACACGGCGCGGCCCAGCGCGTCGGTTAGGCGCAGGAACTGCCCCGGGCGGGCGGGCTGCGCCAGCGTGAGCGCGGCTGCGTTGGTAGCCGGGTTGGGGTGCAGGGTGGCCACGCTGGCCGCTTCGGCGGCGCGGGTGGGCAGCAGGCTGGCGAAGTTGATAAAGGAGCCGCACACCAGGGGCGTGCCCGTGCTGCGGCGGTAATACACCATGCTGGTTTCGCCGGTGGCCACGTCGCCCAGTCCCGGCGCGCCCCCAAACGACTGCTGCCACGCGAATACGTCCATGCCCAGCGAGTAGGTAGGCGGCGTGGTTGGGCCGCCCGTGCTGTTGACGTACACCCGGGTGTAGGGCAGGTAGTTGCCGCTGCTCAGGCAGTCGTTGGCGAAATTGGGCATGATGCCCACGCCCATCAGTTGCCCTTGGCGAAAGGTGAAAACGGGGTCCGGCTTGTATTCGCCGGCGAGCAATGCCAGGGCCGGAAACTGCGGCGAGGCCCCCGTGACGAGCGAAACTGCCATCCGGCGCGTTTGCACCGACCCAATGGTGACCGATGCCGGAACCCCTCCGCACACAGACCAGCCAAAATTCTCAGAACGCGTCTGTTCGCGGTACGTGAAAACCAGGCTGTCGGCCCGCTGCTGCCGCGTCAGGATGCGGCGCAGGGTGTAGGAGTTGGAACAGAAGATGCCACTTAGGTAATTGAAGGGCTCCCAATAATAGCCCATCTCATCGCCGGGCTGCATGGTGAAGAGGGCCAGCGGGCTATACGCCGACCGCAGCAGTGGTGCCGGCAGGGCGGCCATCAGCGGCGCGCTGGTCGGCGTGCCGGGGGCAGCCGCCCCCAGCCACGGCGTGGCTTCCACCAGCCCGTGGGTGCGGGAAAGCGTGAATGCCACCACCGGCGGCCCGGTGGTGGACGTGCCGTTGCGCAGTTCGATGGTCACCACCGAATCCAGTGTTCCCGCCAGGATGGGGAGTTGGCTTCGGGCTTGCACAATAGCCGTCATCAACGGCGAGGCGCTGGCCACCCACGTTTGCCCCACGCTGGCGCGCGGGTAGATGCGAAGCGCCGTCGCGTTTTGCACGTTGTTTTGGGCGTCGCTTTCCAGGATGTAAAATCCCTGCCCGGGCGTCCAGCGCATGCGCGCACCGAACAGGTTGTTGCGGCTCTTCGCAAACGTGCCCGCGCCGGAAGAGCCAGCCATTCGCCGCATCACGCGGTTGAACGCATACACCGAATCGCCGGCCGGCGTGGCATAGGCGGAGTCGACCCGCAACGTGTGCGTGACGTTGGTGCTGTTGCGTAGCGCGTAGCTGTAAATCATTCCCGGCCGAAACGGCCGCCAAGCCTGCTGGGCGTGCACGCCAAAGCCCATGAAAAGGAACAGCGCCGCCAGCAGCGGCCGCGCCCAAGAGTAGATGTGTTTCATAGCAAACCAGCAGAAGTTAGGTAGCAGATGGGCTTATTCGTGGATGAGCTTCCAGGTAGTTGAGGAACCGGAGCCGCTCAGGTTGAGCAGATAAAAGCCAGAGGGCCGCCCGGTGAGGGGCACCGTTGCTATGGTCTGCCCAGCGGCCACGGGCGCACTCCACACCACGCGGCCCAGCGCGTCGGTCAGGCGTAGCTGCTGGCCGACGCGGGCGGGCTGGGCCAGCGTGAGCGTGGCCACGTCGGTGGCCGGGTTGGGGTGCAGCGCGCCCAAAGCCGCAGCTTGCGCGGCGCGCGTGGGCAGCAGGCCCGTGAAACTACCGGCCAAGCCACACGTGTAAACCAAACCACTGGGCAGGGTGCGTCGGACGTAGCGCAACCCGAGGTCATACGTCGCCATGTCGCCTACACCGCTGGGGCCGGGGGCCGAAGGGTCGGCAACGGCAAAAGTTTGCTGCCAGCCTTGCGAGTCTATCCCAGGCCGGTATTGGCCCGGCAGGGTGTTGGCCTGAAAACTGAAAACCCGCTGGTAGCGAATCTGTAGCGGCGTTTGGCACAGGCCGCCTGCCGGAGCGCCCACAAGGACTCTTCCCATCACCAGCGGCGCACTCGGGCCGGCATGGGCGGGGCCGTATTCGCCCGTGAGGAGCGGCAGCGCCGTGAACTGCGGCGACTTGCCCGTGCGCAACGAAAAAGCCCAACGCTTCGACACCACCGGGTCCGTGAAAGGCCCCACGGGGCCGCTGCACTCGGGCATGCCGTACCGCTGTCCCCGGCGCTGCTCCTGCAGCAGAAAAACCAGGCTGTCGGGGGTCAGTTGCCGCGCCGTGATGCGCCGCAGCACCACGCCCTCTTCACAGGGGGAGAAACCGAAATAGAAAGGCTGCCACGCATACCCCAGCTCATCGCCGGGCGCCAGGCCAAATAGCGTGGTGGGATAATAGGGTGACTGCGCCAGCGTTTGGGGCACCTGCGCAGCCCGCCACTGCGCTGTGCCGCTGCCCAGCGCCAGCCACTGCGGCCCCTCCAGCAGGCCGAAGCGCCGGCTCAGCCGCAGCACCGGCCCCGTACTCAGGGTGATGGTGGCCACTGTGTCGGGCTGGCCGTTCACCGTTTGTGGGCCGCGTCTGCTCAGCGTGGCCATCACGGCGCCGCTGGCCAGCCACGTGCTGCCCACGGCGGCCCGCGGGCGCAGGCGCAGCGCGGCGCCGGTTTGCGCCGTGCCCTCGGTCAGGGTTTCCAATGTAAACTCCGAGGAACCCGGCTGCCACACCAGTCGCTGCCCGAAGAGGTTGTTGCGGCTTTTGCGGAAGGCAAACGCGTCGTTATCCGGCACTTTACCCGTCACGTCGCGCATCACGCGGTTGAAGGCCCAGGCCGAATCCCCGGCGGCCGTGACGTAAGCCGAATCGAGCTTCAGGGTATAGGCGTTGGCTGCCCCCGTTGCCGCAACCGGACTAAAGGTATAAATCAGGCCCGGCCGAAACGGCCGCCAGGCCTGTTGCGCCCGGGCGCTGAATCCAATAAAGAGCAGCACGGCCAGCAACGGCCGCGCCCAGCGGTAGGCGTGTTTCATGCGCAGGGGTAGCTTGACGTGGAACAGGACCGGTAAGGTACGCCACTTGAGCACTTTATCAAGCACCTATTGGACTGAACGCAAGAAGCCCCGCACGTTTCCGAGCGGGGCTTCTGTGATGAGCGCGAGACCAGGCCTTGGGGCGGCGCAGCCTGGCCTCGCTAAACTCGTAGTCGCACTAGAGCGCGTTAACGAGCTTTGTCAGCTTGCTTTTGTTGTTAGCAGCTTTGTTTTTGTGGATGATGTTCTTCTTGGCCAGACGGTCCAACATCGAAGTAACTTTTTTCAGCAATTCCTGAGCAGCCGTTTTGTCGGTCGTCGTGCGCAGCTTCTTGATGGCCGTGCGGGTGGATTTGTGCTGGTAACGGTTCAACACGCGCTTGGCTTCGTTGCTGCGGATGCGTTTGAGGGCCGACTTATGGTTTGCCATGAGCAGGAAATATATAGGAGCGTTATGCTTTAGTTCTGTGTTTGGGAGGGCAAAGGTACGAAACCGTCTGACATTTTCAAACCATGCCATCAAAAATATTGATGCAAAGCCGTTTCGGACACCTGCCGTCGGCAATGACGGGGAAAAAGCCCGCCACACTCGTTCAGGCCAACCGGATGCCCTATTCACGTCCACTTCATTTTGGCCTGCTAAATTAGTATGCATGCCGATTACTACCGAACTTTACTACCTGCCCACCCAGCGCGCTTCTAGTATCCGTTAGCCACCCCGCGCCATGCCCCTTGTATCGAAACCCGCTTATCAGCCGCCGTTTTACCTTTTCAACGGCCACTTGCAAACCATCGTGCCCAGCCTGTGGCGCACCGTGCCCGACGTGGCCTACCAGCGCGAACGCCTGGAGCTGCCCGACGGCGACTTCCTGAACCTGGACTGGAGCCGCCTGCCCGAGATGCGCCCCACCGATGGCCTGGCCATCGTGTCGCACGGCCTGGAGGGCGATGCTTCACGGCCCTACGTGCGCGGCATGGTGCGCGCGCTCAACCGCGCCGGCCTCGACGCGCTGGCCTGGAACTACCGTAGCTGCGGCGGCGAAATGAACCGCCTACTCCGCTCCTACCACCTCGGCGACACCGAAGACCTGGACGCCGTGCTGCGCCACGCGCTGGCTA
This DNA window, taken from Hymenobacter sp. 5317J-9, encodes the following:
- the rpsT gene encoding 30S ribosomal protein S20; the encoded protein is MANHKSALKRIRSNEAKRVLNRYQHKSTRTAIKKLRTTTDKTAAQELLKKVTSMLDRLAKKNIIHKNKAANNKSKLTKLVNAL
- a CDS encoding T9SS type A sorting domain-containing protein; translation: MKHAYRWARPLLAVLLFIGFSARAQQAWRPFRPGLIYTFSPVAATGAANAYTLKLDSAYVTAAGDSAWAFNRVMRDVTGKVPDNDAFAFRKSRNNLFGQRLVWQPGSSEFTLETLTEGTAQTGAALRLRPRAAVGSTWLASGAVMATLSRRGPQTVNGQPDTVATITLSTGPVLRLSRRFGLLEGPQWLALGSGTAQWRAAQVPQTLAQSPYYPTTLFGLAPGDELGYAWQPFYFGFSPCEEGVVLRRITARQLTPDSLVFLLQEQRRGQRYGMPECSGPVGPFTDPVVSKRWAFSLRTGKSPQFTALPLLTGEYGPAHAGPSAPLVMGRVLVGAPAGGLCQTPLQIRYQRVFSFQANTLPGQYRPGIDSQGWQQTFAVADPSAPGPSGVGDMATYDLGLRYVRRTLPSGLVYTCGLAGSFTGLLPTRAAQAAALGALHPNPATDVATLTLAQPARVGQQLRLTDALGRVVWSAPVAAGQTIATVPLTGRPSGFYLLNLSGSGSSTTWKLIHE